In Candidatus Defluviibacterium haderslevense, the following are encoded in one genomic region:
- a CDS encoding DUF2007 domain-containing protein produces the protein MQGWKKVMTIRDHYLAELKRLQLTKNGIEAMVMPKEKGSIQLSMNVIDLYVKEGQYEIASILLFENEED, from the coding sequence ATGCAAGGTTGGAAGAAAGTTATGACAATTCGTGACCATTACTTGGCAGAGCTTAAACGGCTCCAATTAACTAAAAATGGAATTGAGGCTATGGTCATGCCCAAAGAAAAAGGATCTATACAACTATCCATGAATGTCATTGACCTTTATGTAAAAGAAGGCCAATACGAAATTGCTTCTATTCTATTGTTTGAAAATGAAGAGGATTAG
- a CDS encoding aminoacyl-tRNA hydrolase, with the protein MKYLIIGLGNMDKEYFGTRHNMGFEVVDALAMEKGATWSSDSLCHRTTIRHKGHQLILIKPTTFMNLSGKAVKYWMQKDHVDVDQILVVLDDLNLNYGTIRMRSGGNDGGHNGLKDIDLQLNTNLYPRLRVGIGNQYAKGHQINYVLGKWNKEEIEILPKITALCGEAILSFCASGLNVTMNQYNSKKIE; encoded by the coding sequence ATGAAGTATTTAATCATTGGCTTGGGTAATATGGATAAAGAGTATTTTGGTACCAGGCATAATATGGGTTTTGAAGTAGTTGATGCCCTGGCTATGGAAAAAGGGGCTACATGGAGTTCAGATTCTTTGTGCCACAGAACCACTATTCGTCATAAAGGACATCAGTTGATTTTGATCAAACCCACCACATTTATGAATTTAAGCGGAAAGGCGGTAAAATATTGGATGCAGAAGGATCATGTAGATGTAGATCAAATATTGGTTGTGTTAGATGATCTCAATCTTAATTATGGTACGATCAGAATGAGGTCCGGAGGAAATGATGGTGGCCACAATGGTTTGAAAGATATTGACCTACAATTAAATACGAATCTATATCCTAGATTAAGAGTCGGAATTGGCAATCAATACGCCAAAGGTCATCAAATCAATTATGTTCTTGGAAAGTGGAACAAAGAAGAGATAGAAATTCTACCTAAGATAACTGCATTATGTGGCGAGGCCATACTTAGTTTTTGTGCATCTGGCTTAAATGTTACCATGAATCAATACAATTCAAAAAAAATAGAATAA
- a CDS encoding SPASM domain-containing protein: MALLSLETQFILKKLSYTRILNALKVFLSYYYSKLLGKSHHWGMPITVSIEPTTACNLKCPECPSGLRSFTRPTGNLKSSFFKNYIDEVYHHLTALTFYFQGEPYIHPEFLDMVRYANDRNIYTMTSTNGHFLTPENCIKTVESGLDRLIISLDGTTQETYEKYRIEGKLEKVISGIKNIVEAKKKLKSKRPLVVIQFLVVKPNEHQIPEIQALTKSLGANQLVLKTAQIYDYTNGSNLIPEQSIYSRYQKETDGSYRVKNRFLNECWRMWQGCVITWDGRVVPCCFDKDAEHQLGKMPEQNFQSIWHGAPYNKFRNQILSGRDQIEICKNCTEGGFL; this comes from the coding sequence ATGGCACTCCTATCATTAGAAACTCAATTCATACTTAAAAAATTAAGTTACACTCGAATTTTGAATGCCCTTAAAGTTTTCCTTTCTTATTATTATTCTAAATTATTAGGCAAATCACATCATTGGGGTATGCCCATCACGGTATCCATTGAGCCAACTACGGCTTGTAATTTAAAATGTCCCGAATGCCCATCTGGACTTCGTTCATTTACCAGACCAACCGGAAATCTAAAGTCGTCATTTTTTAAAAATTATATTGATGAGGTCTATCATCATCTTACTGCCTTAACATTCTACTTTCAAGGTGAGCCTTATATACACCCAGAATTTTTAGACATGGTTCGATACGCCAATGATCGTAATATATACACGATGACTTCCACAAATGGTCATTTTCTTACCCCCGAGAATTGTATAAAAACGGTTGAAAGTGGATTGGATCGTTTAATCATATCTTTGGATGGAACCACCCAGGAAACATATGAGAAATATCGAATTGAGGGCAAACTTGAAAAAGTGATTTCAGGAATCAAAAATATAGTAGAGGCCAAGAAAAAGTTAAAAAGTAAAAGACCACTTGTGGTTATTCAATTTCTTGTGGTCAAACCAAATGAACATCAAATACCAGAAATCCAAGCTTTGACTAAATCACTGGGTGCAAATCAATTGGTATTGAAAACCGCACAAATTTATGACTATACCAATGGATCAAATCTGATTCCAGAACAATCTATATATAGCAGATATCAAAAAGAAACTGACGGGTCTTACAGAGTAAAAAATAGGTTTCTCAATGAATGTTGGCGTATGTGGCAAGGCTGTGTTATAACCTGGGATGGTCGGGTGGTCCCTTGCTGTTTTGATAAAGACGCGGAGCATCAATTGGGTAAAATGCCGGAGCAAAACTTCCAAAGCATTTGGCATGGGGCGCCTTATAATAAGTTTAGAAATCAAATTTTGTCCGGAAGAGATCAAATCGAAATTTGTAAAAATTGTACTGAAGGTGGTTTTCTCTAG
- a CDS encoding NAD(P)H-dependent oxidoreductase subunit E: protein MSKNLSHLSGRKELTDNLFEYIGLLAEKDGSLSSEDAAKVAEEFLMGTANVFGTASFYDFTRPENKGKKVYTCNGSACLVAGTQDQVKKNLSQYFNDSEIGEMCCLGRCHENSAFHFDGVNYSGDQSDQLDSIFNGTQKNGVDHYQVKALGQQVLTATPKNLQDILPDLRVLLSKSPEELLVELKTSGLRGRGGAGFPMAFKLDACSKSKGPRKFIVCNADEGDPGSYSDRYLLESQPMLVLIGMWIAGYMTGADRGVVYIRAEYPESIDKINEAVLELRESGILGEGIFGSPFNFEFKVIKAQGAYICGEETALLSSIEGQRPEVRVRPPFPVHEGLFRKPTVVNNVETLANLFYIMTQGGKAYSEIGTAKSTGTKLISLDSGFKHPGIYEVDMGTPLRQAIETLGGGFSRPTKALHIGGPLGGLVPISQIDELTLDFEGFAQAGFMLGHASIVSIPESYPMIEYLEHLFAFTAHESCGKCFPCRLGSTRGKELIQKAQQDIQYKIDIQLMNDLLDTMKRGSLCALGGGIPLPVYNALQYFKDELAPYFK from the coding sequence ATGTCAAAAAACTTAAGTCACCTATCAGGTCGGAAGGAACTTACAGATAATCTGTTTGAATATATCGGTCTTTTGGCTGAAAAAGATGGAAGTCTATCTTCAGAAGATGCTGCAAAAGTGGCAGAAGAATTTCTAATGGGCACTGCCAATGTTTTTGGTACAGCATCCTTTTATGATTTTACAAGACCAGAAAACAAAGGCAAAAAAGTCTATACCTGCAATGGTTCGGCTTGCTTAGTTGCAGGCACTCAAGATCAAGTCAAAAAGAATTTAAGTCAATATTTTAATGATTCCGAAATTGGAGAAATGTGTTGTTTGGGTCGGTGTCATGAGAATAGCGCATTTCATTTTGATGGCGTTAATTATTCAGGGGATCAATCCGATCAATTGGATTCAATATTTAATGGTACACAGAAAAATGGAGTAGACCATTATCAAGTAAAAGCTTTGGGTCAACAGGTGTTAACTGCAACACCTAAAAATCTTCAGGATATTTTACCTGATTTACGAGTCTTATTGTCTAAATCTCCGGAAGAATTACTTGTAGAACTTAAAACCTCTGGATTACGTGGTCGCGGTGGGGCTGGATTTCCCATGGCCTTTAAGCTAGATGCATGTTCGAAATCAAAAGGACCGCGAAAGTTTATTGTATGTAATGCAGACGAAGGGGATCCAGGATCCTATTCGGATCGATACTTACTTGAAAGCCAACCAATGCTTGTGCTCATTGGAATGTGGATTGCGGGTTATATGACCGGCGCTGATCGAGGTGTAGTCTACATCAGAGCAGAATATCCTGAATCCATAGATAAAATTAATGAAGCCGTTCTAGAACTTAGAGAATCTGGCATCTTAGGAGAAGGTATTTTTGGAAGTCCATTCAATTTTGAATTCAAAGTTATCAAAGCACAGGGTGCTTATATATGTGGTGAAGAAACAGCTTTACTTTCTTCTATTGAGGGCCAAAGACCTGAGGTTAGAGTACGACCTCCTTTTCCAGTTCATGAAGGCCTTTTTAGAAAGCCGACGGTAGTTAATAATGTAGAAACGCTTGCTAATTTATTTTATATAATGACTCAAGGTGGCAAAGCATATTCAGAAATTGGTACTGCAAAATCAACTGGAACAAAATTGATTTCCTTGGATAGTGGATTTAAACATCCAGGTATTTATGAAGTTGACATGGGAACTCCGCTAAGACAAGCCATTGAAACTTTAGGCGGTGGTTTTTCAAGGCCAACAAAAGCGCTTCATATTGGTGGTCCATTAGGTGGCTTAGTCCCGATTTCACAAATAGACGAATTGACATTAGATTTTGAAGGTTTTGCACAGGCTGGATTTATGTTAGGTCACGCATCCATTGTAAGCATTCCAGAATCTTATCCCATGATAGAATATTTGGAACATTTATTTGCTTTTACAGCTCATGAAAGTTGTGGTAAGTGTTTTCCTTGTCGATTGGGTTCTACCCGAGGTAAAGAATTGATACAAAAAGCCCAACAAGACATTCAGTACAAAATTGATATCCAATTGATGAATGATCTTTTGGATACGATGAAAAGAGGTTCATTATGTGCTTTAGGTGGTGGAATTCCATTACCTGTATATAATGCACTTCAATATTTTAAAGACGAACTAGCACCTTATTTCAAATGA
- the fdhF gene encoding formate dehydrogenase subunit alpha: MAQINGQDYEIKDGETILAFVKRHFGKDYIPTLCDAPNLEPFGACRVCSVEVTRPGNGGLKAVASCHTPIEENMMVFTETESIQKLRKNIMELVLTDHPLDCLTCEVNGNCELQDTAARVGIRKVRYPEGKNHLDRQKDNSHPYMTSDMSKCIMCYRCVRACDEVQGQLVLSVMGRGFDASIIKGMNQSFMESECVSCGACAQACPTSAISDVFQSKALVGQDKVRTICTYCGVGCNLEVSVKSGNILSIQAPYNADVNQGHTCLKGRYAFRFYNHPERLQYPMIRNAEGVLERVTWDEVYDYIAKRLTDIKKTFGPNAIGGISSSRCTNEENYLMQKFIRAVIGTNNIDGCARVCHSPTALGMQRTFGTGAATNSIEDLKLTSAVLIIGANPTEGHPVTGAKLRQHAMKGKTTIVIDPRRTEIAKLATHHLQLRPGTNVAVLSMMLYYIVTENKLDQSFIQDRTEGFEDFKANILSLNIEELESVSGVPREQAKAAALAYASAPLAMSFHGLGVTEHFQGTYTVMLIADLAMITGNIGKPGCGVNPLRGQNNVQGMADMGAQPYQAAGYYDVTLPEIKAKFSTFYGVEVPSEVGLKIPEMYNAAIAGQFKALWIMGDDLVQSDPNTNKVIKAIKSLDLLIVQEIFLTETAKLAHVVLPGASFLEKEGTFTNGERRIQRVNQVVKPIGDSKIDGQIMVDIMNRMGYKQADYSAKTMLEEISQIVPFFAGVKWDELGENGKQWPVLPDGSDTKILHIDTFKRGKGKFEFSAFAESPEILENSEDFPIILTTNRVLEHYNAGTMTRRTGNVEIITEDLVLINPEDAATYHLEEGDPVIIESARGQIEIKAHITDEVKQGVISTTFHFPELFVNIVTSDVSDTIAKCPEFKVVCVRIRKGESILSTI; encoded by the coding sequence ATGGCCCAAATAAATGGTCAAGATTATGAAATAAAGGATGGAGAAACCATTTTAGCTTTCGTAAAACGCCATTTTGGGAAAGATTATATTCCTACGCTCTGCGACGCACCCAATTTAGAACCATTTGGGGCTTGTAGAGTATGTAGTGTGGAAGTAACCCGTCCTGGAAATGGTGGTCTAAAAGCTGTGGCTTCATGTCATACACCAATTGAAGAGAACATGATGGTTTTTACTGAGACGGAATCCATTCAAAAGTTGCGCAAAAATATCATGGAACTCGTCTTAACAGACCACCCCTTGGATTGTCTAACCTGTGAGGTTAATGGGAACTGTGAATTACAGGATACAGCCGCTCGGGTTGGTATACGGAAAGTTAGATACCCCGAAGGAAAAAACCATTTGGATCGTCAGAAAGACAATAGTCATCCTTATATGACTTCAGACATGTCAAAGTGCATTATGTGTTACAGATGTGTACGTGCTTGTGATGAAGTTCAAGGCCAATTGGTATTAAGTGTTATGGGCCGTGGATTTGATGCAAGTATTATTAAAGGCATGAACCAATCTTTTATGGAGTCTGAATGTGTAAGTTGTGGAGCTTGTGCACAGGCATGCCCTACCTCAGCTATTTCAGATGTATTTCAATCTAAGGCATTAGTTGGACAGGATAAAGTTAGAACAATTTGCACCTATTGTGGTGTTGGGTGTAATCTTGAAGTAAGTGTTAAAAGTGGCAACATATTAAGTATTCAAGCACCTTATAATGCAGATGTAAACCAAGGACATACTTGTTTAAAAGGTCGATATGCGTTTCGATTTTACAATCACCCGGAACGATTACAATATCCTATGATACGCAATGCTGAAGGGGTATTAGAACGTGTTACCTGGGATGAGGTATATGATTACATTGCGAAAAGATTGACTGATATTAAAAAAACATTTGGACCAAATGCCATCGGTGGAATTTCATCTTCGCGTTGTACCAATGAGGAGAATTACTTGATGCAGAAATTTATTAGAGCCGTTATTGGAACTAACAATATAGATGGATGTGCAAGAGTCTGTCATTCACCTACAGCCCTTGGAATGCAACGAACATTTGGCACAGGTGCTGCAACAAATTCAATTGAAGATTTAAAATTAACGTCAGCTGTATTAATCATTGGAGCGAATCCTACTGAAGGTCACCCAGTAACAGGTGCGAAATTGCGTCAACATGCTATGAAAGGCAAGACCACCATAGTTATTGACCCCCGACGAACCGAAATAGCTAAATTAGCAACCCACCATTTACAATTGAGGCCCGGTACCAATGTAGCCGTATTAAGTATGATGTTGTATTACATCGTCACAGAGAATAAATTAGATCAATCCTTTATACAGGATAGAACGGAAGGATTTGAAGATTTTAAAGCCAATATATTAAGCCTGAATATCGAAGAATTGGAATCGGTATCAGGTGTTCCTCGTGAGCAAGCTAAAGCAGCAGCATTAGCTTATGCTTCTGCACCATTAGCAATGTCCTTCCATGGACTGGGAGTAACAGAACATTTTCAAGGGACGTATACCGTAATGCTGATTGCGGATCTTGCTATGATTACCGGAAATATTGGAAAACCTGGTTGTGGGGTCAATCCATTAAGAGGTCAAAATAATGTTCAGGGTATGGCTGATATGGGTGCACAACCCTACCAGGCTGCAGGGTATTATGATGTTACTTTACCGGAAATCAAGGCCAAATTCAGTACTTTTTACGGTGTGGAAGTGCCTTCTGAAGTTGGCTTAAAAATCCCTGAAATGTACAATGCTGCCATAGCTGGTCAGTTTAAAGCACTTTGGATCATGGGAGATGACTTGGTTCAATCAGATCCAAATACGAATAAAGTAATTAAAGCCATTAAATCTCTGGATTTGTTAATCGTCCAGGAAATTTTCCTAACTGAAACCGCTAAACTAGCTCATGTTGTGTTGCCTGGGGCTTCATTTCTGGAAAAAGAAGGGACATTTACCAATGGAGAACGACGAATTCAAAGAGTCAATCAAGTGGTAAAACCCATTGGTGATTCCAAAATAGATGGTCAGATCATGGTAGATATCATGAATAGGATGGGTTATAAACAAGCCGATTATTCTGCTAAAACCATGCTTGAAGAAATTTCTCAAATCGTTCCATTTTTTGCCGGAGTCAAATGGGATGAACTTGGAGAAAATGGAAAACAATGGCCTGTACTACCGGATGGTTCTGATACTAAAATTTTGCACATAGATACCTTCAAACGAGGTAAAGGAAAATTTGAATTCAGCGCCTTTGCAGAATCACCTGAAATCCTAGAAAACAGTGAAGATTTTCCAATAATATTAACAACTAATAGAGTCCTTGAACATTACAATGCAGGGACTATGACACGACGTACAGGAAATGTTGAAATCATTACCGAAGATTTGGTCCTTATCAATCCAGAAGATGCCGCAACTTATCATCTCGAAGAAGGCGATCCAGTGATCATTGAATCCGCACGAGGTCAAATAGAAATCAAAGCGCACATAACGGATGAAGTGAAACAAGGCGTCATTAGCACGACCTTTCATTTTCCAGAATTGTTTGTGAATATAGTTACTTCAGATGTTAGTGATACTATTGCGAAGTGCCCTGAATTTAAAGTAGTGTGTGTAAGGATTAGGAAGGGAGAAAGTATATTATCTACAATATAA
- a CDS encoding peptidoglycan-binding protein, with the protein MKLIFLLFICSSLMLFSQSFDIPDAKAGCCYEKCKRQIIDYGDNCVLSEMPVPLLFGKSNKSLFILNISPDKEFNFYKRFKDSAIFIPNYPFEIDIVLDTNIIKSFRIEKMEVLTCPYKLGFTEWEEVVCDNKVNSTIIKQLKLALINLGYPLDERNELFDISTKKALKAFQESRNLPIGFLNKKTLAVLGIND; encoded by the coding sequence TTGAAATTAATCTTTTTGCTTTTCATTTGCTCGAGTTTAATGTTATTTAGTCAAAGTTTTGACATACCTGACGCCAAGGCAGGATGTTGCTATGAGAAATGCAAACGACAAATAATAGATTATGGGGATAATTGTGTTCTCTCTGAAATGCCAGTTCCATTATTATTCGGTAAATCCAATAAAAGTTTATTTATCTTAAATATCTCACCAGATAAAGAATTCAATTTTTACAAAAGATTTAAGGATTCGGCTATTTTTATCCCTAATTATCCCTTTGAAATTGATATCGTATTAGATACCAATATTATAAAAAGTTTTAGGATTGAAAAAATGGAAGTGTTAACTTGTCCATATAAATTAGGATTTACTGAATGGGAAGAGGTAGTATGTGACAACAAGGTAAATTCTACAATAATTAAACAATTAAAACTAGCTTTAATCAATTTAGGCTATCCTTTAGATGAAAGAAATGAGTTATTTGATATTTCAACAAAAAAGGCGTTGAAAGCTTTTCAAGAATCAAGAAATCTTCCTATTGGATTTTTAAATAAAAAGACTTTAGCAGTCTTAGGGATTAACGATTAA
- a CDS encoding T9SS type A sorting domain-containing protein, producing the protein MKYTFNLLLILVFNHLQAQNEDCISALRLCNKNQIVINSIIGVGNDDQESVGSCLDVGLGIFKDAPTNWFYWLAENDGTLTFTITPYDTTDDIDFALYELPNGIHNCNDKLVLRCNATSPPCAWKTGLNLISQDSMENFNCDFGEDGFCKFIEMQKGHFYGLMITEFSSIQGGMTIDWGGDGLFSNFGCNSSSVENPTLDLNFIMNPNPVDDQLLISLINNSNDDELTFSISNLDGKLISSYKVNNRNDFKIDVSQLKPGIYIGECSNKKNAVLKKLFIKN; encoded by the coding sequence ATGAAATATACATTCAATCTATTATTAATTCTAGTATTCAATCATTTACAAGCTCAAAATGAAGACTGCATCTCAGCTTTGCGTCTATGTAATAAAAATCAAATTGTTATCAATTCAATTATTGGTGTTGGCAATGATGACCAAGAAAGTGTTGGTAGTTGTTTGGATGTAGGTTTAGGAATATTTAAAGATGCACCAACCAATTGGTTCTACTGGCTTGCTGAAAATGATGGAACATTAACATTCACTATAACCCCTTATGATACAACTGATGATATTGACTTTGCATTATATGAGTTACCAAATGGGATTCATAACTGTAACGATAAGTTGGTTTTGCGCTGTAATGCAACTTCGCCACCTTGTGCCTGGAAAACAGGTTTGAATCTAATATCTCAAGACTCTATGGAAAATTTTAATTGTGATTTTGGTGAAGATGGATTTTGCAAATTCATAGAAATGCAAAAAGGGCATTTTTATGGCTTAATGATCACTGAATTTTCAAGTATTCAGGGTGGAATGACAATAGATTGGGGAGGAGATGGATTGTTTTCTAATTTTGGGTGTAATTCTTCAAGTGTAGAAAATCCCACATTAGATTTAAATTTTATTATGAATCCTAATCCTGTTGACGATCAATTATTAATTTCATTAATCAATAATTCAAACGATGATGAATTAACATTCTCTATTTCAAATCTGGATGGTAAATTGATCAGTTCGTATAAAGTAAATAATAGAAATGATTTCAAAATTGACGTGAGTCAGCTTAAACCTGGAATTTATATTGGTGAATGTTCTAATAAAAAAAATGCGGTATTAAAGAAATTGTTTATAAAAAATTGA
- the fabG gene encoding 3-oxoacyl-[acyl-carrier-protein] reductase, giving the protein MSNISGKIALVTGGSRGIGASIVEHLVKEGADVAFTYLSSPDRATALVDQLQSHGVRVKAYQSNASDHTQCKDLIAQVIQDFGKIDILVNNAGITRDNLLVRMTEEQWDEVLDSNLKSAFNLCKYVLTPMMRQRSGSIINISSVVGVFGNAGQANYAASKAGMIGFTKSIAKEVASRNIRCNAIAPGFIETEMTHVLDEKTKENFLKSIPLGRLAQASEVANVVSFLASDQSSYVTGQVISVCGGLNM; this is encoded by the coding sequence ATGTCTAATATCTCCGGTAAAATCGCATTGGTAACAGGTGGAAGCCGAGGAATCGGTGCTTCTATAGTGGAACATTTAGTTAAGGAAGGTGCAGATGTTGCATTCACTTATTTGTCCTCTCCTGATCGAGCAACAGCATTAGTAGATCAATTACAAAGCCATGGCGTTCGGGTCAAAGCATACCAATCCAATGCTTCTGATCATACCCAATGTAAAGACCTTATTGCTCAAGTTATTCAAGACTTTGGGAAAATAGATATTCTGGTTAATAATGCAGGAATCACTAGAGATAATTTGCTGGTGAGAATGACTGAAGAACAATGGGATGAAGTGTTAGATAGCAATCTCAAGTCTGCCTTCAATTTATGCAAATATGTCCTGACACCTATGATGCGTCAGCGCTCAGGATCCATCATTAATATAAGTTCAGTAGTCGGTGTATTTGGAAATGCAGGCCAAGCCAATTATGCTGCTTCTAAGGCAGGTATGATTGGATTCACTAAATCTATTGCTAAGGAAGTTGCTTCAAGAAATATCCGATGCAATGCTATTGCTCCGGGATTTATTGAAACAGAAATGACGCATGTATTGGATGAAAAAACCAAAGAAAATTTTCTGAAAAGTATTCCACTTGGTAGACTCGCTCAGGCATCTGAAGTGGCTAATGTAGTCTCTTTTCTCGCATCGGATCAATCGAGTTATGTCACAGGTCAAGTGATTAGTGTGTGTGGTGGGTTGAATATGTAG
- a CDS encoding DUF4290 domain-containing protein — MRDVQFVYNTQLEELIIPEYGRNVQELVRHCKTIEDNEYRHAFAESILDLMQIMTPYNRNLEEHRKKLWHHFFRIAKYDINITPPPGVTPSPDLDFVKPEKIPYPGRAERYRHYGNYVNAMILKAIELEDPAKREAFSVLIASYMKTAYKNWNKEHYVNDDIIKEDLHNMSKGKLVLPDDVTLDSNVSFTRHQRKPNFKPRNQSNNNNNRNFNKNRFKSNSNNNRRPQ; from the coding sequence ATGCGAGACGTACAATTTGTTTATAATACACAATTGGAAGAACTTATCATTCCTGAATATGGAAGAAATGTTCAGGAATTGGTGCGTCATTGTAAGACTATTGAAGATAATGAATACAGACATGCTTTTGCTGAATCTATTTTAGATCTCATGCAAATCATGACCCCATACAATCGAAATCTTGAAGAACACCGTAAAAAATTATGGCACCATTTTTTTAGAATTGCCAAGTATGATATCAATATTACGCCACCACCTGGAGTAACCCCAAGTCCCGATTTAGATTTTGTTAAACCTGAAAAAATTCCATATCCTGGACGCGCAGAACGCTATCGTCATTATGGCAATTATGTCAATGCTATGATTTTAAAAGCGATCGAACTTGAAGATCCAGCAAAGAGAGAAGCTTTTTCAGTACTTATTGCTAGTTACATGAAAACGGCTTATAAAAACTGGAATAAAGAACATTATGTAAATGATGATATCATTAAAGAAGATTTACATAATATGTCCAAAGGAAAGTTGGTCTTACCTGATGATGTTACACTTGATTCTAATGTTTCGTTTACTAGACATCAACGAAAGCCAAATTTCAAACCTCGAAATCAAAGCAATAATAACAACAATAGAAATTTCAATAAAAATCGATTTAAATCAAATTCTAATAACAACAGAAGACCACAATAG